In the Clostridium beijerinckii genome, one interval contains:
- a CDS encoding VOC family protein: MKIEHVAIWTRDIEKLRDFYITYFEGVAGDKYINHKKQFESYFINFDSGARLEVMQMPTIPSNLNDTINQYIGLIHIAISVGSVEKVNNLTESLRNAGYEVVSEPRYTGDGYYESCILDPDGNRIEITE, from the coding sequence ATGAAAATAGAACATGTAGCTATATGGACTAGGGATATAGAAAAATTAAGAGACTTTTATATTACTTATTTTGAAGGAGTTGCTGGAGATAAATATATTAATCATAAAAAACAATTTGAATCATATTTTATTAACTTCGATTCAGGAGCAAGACTCGAAGTTATGCAGATGCCAACAATTCCTTCAAATTTAAATGATACTATTAATCAATATATTGGGTTAATTCATATTGCCATTTCTGTAGGCAGTGTTGAAAAAGTTAATAATCTTACTGAGTCATTAAGGAATGCAGGTTATGAGGTAGTAAGTGAACCTCGTTATACTGGAGATGGATATTATGAAAGTTGTATTTTGGATCCAGATGGGAATAGAATAGAAATAACTGAGTAA
- a CDS encoding sugar O-acetyltransferase: MNQKERMLAGLPYKAWLDGLGEERMENKLKIHEYNLLRPDEMNRMEELIKDILGKTGDKVCIEQPFHCDYGKNIEVGNNFFANYNCTILDVGKVIIGKNVLFAPNVSIYTAGHPIHPESRNSGYEYGIDVIIGDNVWVGGSVVINPGIKIGNNVVIGSGSVVTKDIPDNVIAVGNPCKVVREITEEDRKYYYKNNEFDVDDYNV, encoded by the coding sequence ATGAATCAAAAGGAAAGAATGCTAGCAGGATTACCATATAAAGCTTGGTTAGATGGACTTGGTGAAGAAAGAATGGAGAATAAGCTAAAAATACATGAATATAATTTACTTCGTCCAGATGAAATGAATAGAATGGAGGAACTTATTAAAGATATTTTAGGTAAGACTGGTGATAAAGTTTGTATAGAGCAGCCATTTCACTGCGATTATGGTAAAAATATTGAAGTAGGCAATAACTTTTTTGCTAATTATAACTGCACGATATTAGATGTAGGAAAGGTAATAATAGGTAAGAATGTTTTGTTTGCACCTAATGTATCAATTTATACTGCTGGGCATCCAATTCATCCAGAGTCAAGAAATTCAGGTTATGAGTATGGAATTGACGTTATAATTGGTGATAATGTGTGGGTAGGGGGAAGTGTTGTAATAAATCCAGGTATTAAAATTGGAAATAATGTTGTAATTGGTTCTGGAAGTGTAGTGACTAAAGACATTCCAGATAATGTGATAGCAGTAGGAAATCCATGTAAGGTTGTACGCGAGATTACAGAAGAAGACCGCAAATATTATTATAAAAACAATGAGTTTGATGTTGATGATTACAACGTTTAA